From Brassica oleracea var. oleracea cultivar TO1000 chromosome C3, BOL, whole genome shotgun sequence, a single genomic window includes:
- the LOC106330481 gene encoding pentatricopeptide repeat-containing protein At5g65570, protein MARSVFDSLNEVDVISLNTMIYSYAQNGYGRKALELFKRMMKLGLQANDVTVLSVLLACNNSGLVDEGCEFFESFRKGKVVLTNDHYACMVDMLGRAGRLDEAERLVNEVLNPDLVLWRTLLSACKIHRNVEMAERLKRKILEIAPGDEGALILMSNLYAFTGKWNRVVEMKSDMRGMKLKKKSPAMSWVKVDRETHTFMAGDLFSHPNSKQILETLEELIKKAKDLGFVEDKSCVFQDMKESAKKRSLHQHSEKLAIAFAVWRNVGGSIKILKNLRVCVDCHSWIKIVSRVIMREIVCRDSKRFHHFRDRPCSCRDYW, encoded by the coding sequence ATGGCGAGGTCTGTTTTTGATAGTTTGAATGAAGTTGACGTTATATCTCTGAACACAATGATCTATAGTTATGCACAGAATGGTTACGGACGCAAAGCACTCGAGTTGTTTAAGAGGATGATGAAACTTGGACTGCAAGCGAATGATGTAACGGTTTTGAGCGTGCTCTTGGCTTGTAACAACTCTGGATTAGTTGATGAAGGTTGTGAGTTCTTCGAGTCCTTTAGAAAGGGTAAGGTCGTGTTAACGAATGATCATTACGCTTGTATGGTAGACATGCTTGGACGAGCAGGGAGATTGGATGAGGCGGAAAGGCTTGTGAACGAGGTGCTAAACCCTGATTTGGTTCTGTGGAGGACACTGCTCAGCGCCTGTAAGATCCATAGAAATGTTGAGATGGCAGAGCGGTTAAAGAGAAAGATCCTTGAGATAGCACCTGGAGATGAAGGAGCTCTCATTCTCATGTCAAATCTCTACGCATTTACGGGGAAATGGAACAGAGTGGTTGAGATGAAGAGTGATATGAGGGGGATGAAGCTGAAGAAGAAGAGTCCAGCGATGAGTTGGGTTAAAGTCGATAGAGAAACGCATACATTCATGGCTGGAGATTTGTTTTCACATCCAAACTCGAAGCAGATTCTTGAAACTCTTGAAGAGCTGATCAAGAAAGCTAAAGATCTTGGGTTTGTTGAAGACAAAAGCTGTGTGTTTCAAGACATGAAGGAGAGTGCAAAAAAGAGATCTTTGCATCAACATAGCGAGAAACTGGCCATAGCTTTTGCAGTTTGGAGAAACGTCGGTGGAAGTATAAAGATTCTAAAGAACCTCAGAGTTTGTGTAGATTGTCACAGTTGGATCAAGATCGTGTCAAGAGTTATCATGAGAGAGATTGTCTGTAGAGATTCAAAGAGGTTTCATCATTTTAGAGATAGGCCTTGTTCTTGTAGAGATTATTGGTAA
- the LOC106334630 gene encoding uncharacterized protein LOC106334630, with protein sequence MALLGDDGRGFDLARRLEASGVWRTWLGDSIYLSFNHYLSSPSSWETFMRVDESKSRAQIQLQLRVRALLFDKATASLFLRSNSISASSASADVSSVAVSKLNHNYLQLHGDDVYYTLENASPEGGFQRDGGIRQNQSLTKSLSKPSFNSGRRGSESDFSNLAQRSRYEELPDTWYTQFISRCGFKYGMSVGGQESDKRTPEGMSTYLRVVDTHKRKRAPFLEDRSTGSSGHMGSRSNIHPSSGFDGSSSDDDILLLPETMFRMNCVPETALSPVARTQDDDVKTEFHGVLDTLPQVTTRSHVMMPEYLRMEERGVLRRKKAEKMGFSDEQAAQVSRKVVARMLLTMGFEGATEVPVDVFSQLVSRHICKLGRILKVLTDSYKKECSATQLIKMFLNTTGYSNLGSLAELVKDGTRMIHHPQNQKQPQVLQQQLHMQQQAHPRLQQQIQRQMHPQMQQMVNPQSLQQQQLLERMRKRQVTSPRPNMDMEKDRPLVQVKLENPSEMGVDGNAFNPMNPRHQQQIHQQFRQQQQQIAALSNMQQQQQQPGYNQFRQLASMQIPQMQTPTTGTVRAQPVKVEGFEQLMGGDSSLKHETEDKLRSPPTK encoded by the exons ATGGCGCTTCTCGGCGACGACGGTCGAGGCTTCGATCTGGCGAGGAGACTTGAAGCTTCCGGCGTATGGCGGACATGGCTGGGCGATTCCATCTACTTATCGTTCAACCATTACCTCTCCTCACCTTCTTCCTGGGAAACTTTCATGCGCGTGGACGAATCCAAGTCTAGGGCTCAGATTCAACTCCAGCTCCGCGTCCGCGCCCTTCTGTTCGACAAGGCAACCGCCTCACTCTTCCTCCGATCCAACTCAATCTCGGCTTCGTCAGCTTCCGCCGATGTCTCCTCCGTCGCTGTGTCGAAGCTCAATCATAATT ATTTACAGCTGCACGGAGATGATGTGTACTACACTTTGGAGAACGCTTCTCCCGAAGGTGGGTTTCAGCGAGACGGTGGGATTCGCCAAAACCAGAGTTTAACCAAG AGCCTATCCAAGCCAAGTTTTAACTCTGGGAGGAGAGGTAGTGAGTCTGATTTCAGCAACCTTGCTCAAAGGTCCAGGTACGAGGAGTTACCCGACACTTGGTACACTCAGTTTATTTCAAGGTGTGGTTTTAAATATGGGATGTCAGTTGGTGGACAAGAATCTGACAAACGCACACCTGAAGGGATGTCTACTTACCTCAGAGTCGTTGATACTCATAAGAGAAAGCGTGCTCCTTTTTTAGAAGATCGAAGTACCGGAAGCTCAGGGCACATGGGTAGTAGATCTAATATACATCCCAGCTCCGGATTCGACGGAAGTAGTTCGGATGATGATATACTTCTTCTGCCGGAGACGATGTTTAGAATGAACTGTGTACCCGAGACTGCCCTTTCGCCAGTCGCCAGAACACAAGACGATGATGTTAAAACAGAGTTCCACGGGGTACTTGATACGCTACCTCAAGTTACTACCAGGAGTCATGTTATGATGCCTGAGTACCTTAGAATGGAAGAAAGAGGCGTTTTGCGCCGTAAAAAAGCTGAGAAGATGGGATTTAGTGACGAACAAGCTGCCCAGGTGTCACGGAAAGTTGTTGCGCGCATGCTTTTGACAATGGGATTTGAAGGTGCGACGGAGGTTCCTGTTGATGTCTTCTCTCAGTTGGTCAGCCGACATATCTGTAAACTAGGCCGTATTTTGAAGGTTCTTACTGATAGTTACAAAAAGGAGTGCTCAGCGACGCAGCTGATTAAGATGTTCCTAAATACTACGGGATACAG TAATCTTGGGAGTTTAGCAGAGCTTGTTAAGGATGGTACTCGGATGATTCATCATCCTCAAAATCAGAAACAACCACAAGTGCTTCAGCAACAGTTACATATGCAGCAACAAGCTCATCCGCGGTTACAGCAACAA ATCCAGCGGCAAATGCATCCACAGATGCAGCAAATGGTTAATCCCCAATCTTTACAGCAGCAGCAGCTTCTAGAGAGAATGCGTAAACGTCAAGTTACATCACCGCGACCTAATATGGATATGGAAAAAGATCGGCCGCTGGTTCAGGTAAAGCTTGAGAATCCTTCTGAAATGGGAGTAGATGGAAATGCCTTCAACCCTATGAACCCGAGACACCAGCAACAGATTCATCAGCAGTTCAGGCAGCAGCAGCAGCAGATTGCTGCACTGTCGAATATGCAACAGCAACAGCAACAACCGGGCTATAACCAATTCAGGCAATTGGCTTCAATGCAAATTCCACAAATGCAAACACC TACAACAGGAACGGTCAGGGCTCAACCCGTTAAGGTTGAAGGATTCGAACAACTAATGGGAGGCGACTCTTCTCTTAAACATGAGACGGAGGATAAGCTGAGATCTCCACCGACCAAATAG
- the LOC106334627 gene encoding receptor-like cytosolic serine/threonine-protein kinase RBK1 has product MAVEEMEKKIKGSNERTESEDPSPRCVLEIPATSSDSDNSSSCSSCSPDKSSSSPLSTTATNGRQWNKMIESIKKKSIRRFSVIPLLASYELTRKNMRRKQPKLSPSPDNVFDCDQFLVAKPSWRNFTYDELVAATDGFNSENMIGKGGHAEVYKGVLPDGEIVAIKRLTRHANEAEERVSDFLSELGMIAHVNHPNAAKLRGFSCDRGLHFVLEYAPHGSLASLLFGSSEEECLDWKKRYRVALGVADGLSYLHNDCPRRIIHRDIKASNILLSQDYEAQISDFGLAKWLPENWPHHIVFPIEGTFGYLAPEYFMHGIVDEKTDVFAFGVLLLEIITGRRAVDTASRQSIVMWAKPLLEKSSVEEIVDPKLANEFDETEMKRVMQTASMCIHHVAAMRPDMNRLGQLLLGGGDDRLAETQQISRRKSVDGCDLQDHTSSSYLNDLTRHRQLLME; this is encoded by the exons ATGGCTGTTGAAG AAATGGAGAAGAAGATCAAAGGAAGCAATGAAAGAACAGAGTCCGAGGATCCATCGCCGAGATGCGTGCTTGAGATCCCAGCAACGAGTTCTGATTCCGACAACAGCAGCAGTTGCAGCTCGTGCTCGCCTGATAAATCGTCGTCGTCGCCGTTGTCCACGACCGCTACGAACGGCCGTCAATGGAACAAGATGATAGAGTCGATCAAGAAGAAATCCATAAGGAGATTCTCTGTCATCCCTCTCCTCGCTAGCTACGAGCTCACGCGCAAGAACATGCGGCGGAAACAGCCGAAGTTGTCTCCTTCTCCGGATAACGTATTCGACTGCGACCAGTTCCTCGTCGCTAAACCCTCCTGGCGTAATTTCACTTATGATGAGCTCGTCGCCGCCACCGACGGTTTTAATTCGG AGAATATGATTGGGAAAGGAGGACATGCGGAGGTGTACAAAGGAGTTTTACCTGACGGAGAGATCGTGGCGATAAAGAGGCTTACGAGACACGCCAATGAGGCAGAAGAGAGAGTCAGCGACTTCTTATCTGAGCTCGGGATGATCGCACACGTTAACCACCCAAACGCCGCTAAGCTTCGCGGTTTCAGCTGCGATCGCGGTTTGCATTTTGTGCTTGAATACGCTCCTCATGGCAGCCTCGCTTCTCTACTCTTTG GCTCGTCTGAGGAGGAGTGTTTGGATTGGAAGAAACGGTATAGAGTTGCTTTGGGTGTAGCTGATGGTTTGAGTTATCTTCATAATGATTGCCCTCGACGTATTATCCACCGTGACATCAAAGCTTCCAACATTTTACTTAGTCAAGACTATGAAGCTCAGATATCTGATTTTGGACTAGCTAAGTGGCTCCCAGAGAACTGGCCTCATCACATTGTTTTCCCTATCGAAGGCACATTCGG GTATCTAGCACCAGAGTACTTTATGCATGGGATTGTAGATGAGAAGACGGATGTGTTTGCATTTGGAGTGTTGCTTTTGGAGATCATAACTGGTCGTCGAGCTGTTGATACAGCAAGCAGGCAAAGTATAGTTATGTGG GCGAAACCGCTTCTGGAGAAAAGCAGCGTGGAGGAAATAGTTGATCCTAAGCTAGCGAATGAGTTTGACGAAACAGAGATGAAAAGAGTGATGCAAACAGCTTCAATGTGCATACACCATGTAGCCGCTATGCGTCCTGACATGAACCGG TTGGGGCAGCTACTGCTTGGAGGAGGAGATGACCGGTTAGCTGAGACGCAACAGATATCAAGAAGAAAGAGTGTGGACGGGTGTGACCTACAAGATCACACCTCTTCCTCGTACCTTAATGATCTCACTCGCCATAGACAACTCTTGATGGAGTGA
- the LOC106334628 gene encoding AP2-like ethylene-responsive transcription factor AIL7 has protein sequence MANWLTFALSPMEMMKSPDHTHFVSYDDSSTPYLIDNLYVLKEEAETSMADSTTLASFFNPQTHSPTHIPKLEDFLGDSSSFVRFPDNQPDTLDSSSLTQIYDPRHLTGVTGLFSDHQQDFKAVEGGVSEGCTKEGALSLAVNDTDGGRVRNSRKVKVSKKEAKAVETTSADDLTKKKKKVAESFGQRTSIYRGVTRHRWTGRYEAHLWDNSCRREGQARKGRQVYLGGYDKEDKAARAYDLAALKYWGPAATTNFQIATYSKELEEMNHMTKQEFIASIRRKSSGFSRGASMYRGVTRHHQQGRWQARIGRVAGNKDLYLGTFATEEEAAEAYDIAAIKFRGINAVTNFEMNRYDVEAIMNTSFPVGGSAVKRHKQLSLESPPPPLPPSDDDHNIQQLLLPSSSVELDPNSIPCGIPFDPSVLYLHQNFFQHYPDPTVPMNQADQFFMWSNQSY, from the exons ATGGCGAATTGGTTAACGTTTGCTCTGTCACCAATGGAGATGATGAAATCACCTGACCATACCCACTTCGTCTCTTACGACGATTCTTCAACTCCTTACCTCATCGACAACTTGTATG TTTTGAAAGAAGAAGCTGAGACATCAATGGCGGATTCAACAACTTTAGCGTCTTTCTTCAACCCGCAAACCCATTCTCCCACTCATATTCCCAAGCTCGAAGACTTTCTCGGCGATTCCTCCTCCTTCGTCCGTTTCCCCGATAACCAACCGGACACGCTAGACTCTTCTTCTCTCACTCAAATCTACGATCCACGTCATCTCACCGGAGTTACAGGTCTCTTCTCCGACCACCAACAGGATTTCAAGGCGGTGGAGGGAGGGGTTAGCGAAGGTTGCACCAAGGAAGGAGCTTTGTCTCTAGCGGTAAACGACACTGATGGCGGGAGAGTCAGAAACAGTAGAAAGGTTAAGGTTTCGAAGAAGGAAGCAAAGGCGGTGGAAACAACATCAGCTGATGATTTGACGAAGAAGAAAAAGAAGGTTGCTGAATCATTTGGACAACGAACTTCGATTTACCGAGGTGTCACACG ACATAGATGGACGGGAAGATACGAAGCGCATCTTTGGGATAACAGCTGTAGGAGGGAAGGTCAAGCCCGAAAAGGACGTCAGG TGTACTTAG GTGGATATGACAAAGAAGATAAAGCAGCTCGAGCCTATGACTTAGCAGCTTTAAAATACTGGGGTCCTGCTGCTACTACCAATTTTCAG ATAGCAACTTATTCAAAAGAATTGGAAGAAATGAATCACATGACAAAGCAAGAGTTCATTGCATCCATTAGGAG GAAAAGTAGCGGGTTTTCGAGAGGCGCTTCAATGTATAGAGGTGTCACAAGGCACCATCAACAAGGTCGCTGGCAAGCAAGAATCGGACGCGTTGCAGGAAACAAAGATCTCTACCTCGGAACCTTCGCTACTGAAGAGGAAGCAGCGGAGGCTTACGACATTGCAGCCATTAAGTTCAGAGGAATCAACGCGGTGACTAACTTTGAGATGAACCGTTATGATGTTGAAGCCATCATGAATACTTCTTTCCCTGTAGGAGGATCAGCTGTGAAACGTCATAAGCAGCTCTCTCTTGAATCTCCTCCTCCTCCTCTTCCTCCTTCTGATGATGACCATAACATCCAACAACTTTTGCTTCCGTCTTCTTCCGTGGAGCTAGACCCTAACTCAATCCCATGTGGGATTCCGTTTGACCCTTCGGTTCTCTACCTTCACCAGAATTTCTTTCAGCATTATCCTGATCCTACAGTCCCTATGAACCAAGCTGATCAGTTTTTCATGTGGTCTAACCAGTCTTATTAA